In Dehalococcoidia bacterium, the genomic window GCTCCTCATCGCCGACGAGCCGACCACGGCGCTCGACGTGACGATCCAGGCGCAGGTCCTCGAGGTGATGGCCCGGCTCAGCCGCGAATTCGGCACCTCCGTGATCATCATCACCCACAACCTCGGCGTCGTCGCCCGCTATGCGAACCGCGTGAACGTCATGTACGCCGGCAAGATTATCGAGACCTCGACGGCGGAAAACGTCTACTCCGACCCGCGGCATCCCTACACCCTGGGCTTGCTGAACTCCGTGCCGCGCCTTGACCAGGCGACGGGCGAGAAGCTGGTGCCAATCGAAGGCTTGCCGCCGGACCTGGCCCAGTTGCCGCCCGGCTGCGCCTTCTACCCGCGCTGCGTGTACCGCATCGACAAGTGCAAGGAGGAGTATCCTCCTCTGCAGCTAGTCGCCGAGAACCACTACGCCGCCTGCTGGGTGGACGTGAAGCAAGGGAGGCCCTCTAACAATGGCAGCTGAAACCCGGCAGCGGATTCAAACCGGCACTCGCGCCAACCTCGGCGACACCTTGATCGACGTCAAGGGGCTGAAGATGCATTTCCCGGTCACTTCGGGGTTCATCTTCCAGAAGGTGATTGCGGTCAACAAGGCCGTGGACGGCATCTCGTTCAACGTCCGCCGCGGTGAGACCGTCGGGCTGGTGGGCGAGTCCGGCTGCGGCAAGTCGACCACAGGGCGCTGCATCCTCCAGCTCTACAAGCCGACGGAGGGCAGCATCACCTTCGATGGCACCGAGCTCACGGATCTCAGGGGCAACGAGTTGCGCCTCTTCCGCCGGAAGATGCAGATGATCTTCCAGGACCCCTATGCTTCGCTGAACCCGCGCATGTCCGTGCGCGACATCATCGGCGAGCCTCTGGCCATCCACAACCTGGCCAAGGGCAAGGAGCGCAACGAGCGGGTGGCCGAGCTGATGAAGATAGTCGGGCTCAACCCCTACTACGCCAGCCGCTTCCCCCACGAGTTCTCGGGCGGCCAGCGCCAGCGCATCGGCATCGCCCGCGCCCTGGCGGTTGAGCCGGACTTCATCGTCTGTGACGAGCCTGTGTCCGCGCTCGACGTTTCGATCCAGGCCCAGATCATCAACCTGCTAGAGGAATTGCAGGAGCAGTTCCAGCTCACGTACCTGTTCATCGCCCACGACCTCGCCGTCGTCCGGCACATCAGTGACCGGGTGGCGGTGATGTACCTGGGCAAGATGATGGAGCTGGCGGACCGGAACGAGATATACGAAAACCCGCTGCACCCTTACACGAAGGCGCTCCTCTCCGCCGTTCCCATCCCGGACCCGCTTCTGGAGCGCAAGCGTGAGCGCATCATCCTGACCGGTGACGTGCCCAGCCCGCTGCGCCCGCCCCGCGGCTGCGTGTTCCACACGCGCTGCCCGATCGCCATCGACGAGTGCCGGCAGGAGATCCCCGAGTGGCGTGAGGTCCAACCTGGGCACTGGGTTGCCTGCCATCGGGTCTAGCGCTTGCTAAGGGTACCCAATAATATCGTCCAAGGCCCCGAGCCCTGGGTGGTGAAACTCGTCCCGTGACTGACCAGCTTCAAAGCTTTGACCCCTTCGCGAAAGAGCTGGCTTACGTCCGGGTAAACGAGCGTCTCATTGACCGGACCCTGCGGCGCCTCAAGGGCTGCCAACAGGTCGCCATGCTGGACGTGGCGGCCGGCACCGGCCTCATGACTGGCCTCGCCCACGAGCGCGCCCGCCAGCTAGGCATTCAGCTTCAGTCGACCCTGATTGACCTCGATGGGCCAGCCCTGCAAATCGCGCGCCAGGAAGTCGGCGAGACCGGCGCCCACTACGTCATCGCCGATGCTGCTCACCTGCCGTTTGTCCACCAATTCGACGTCGCGGTCTTCGCCAATTCCCTCCACCTGCTTGACGACGACGCGAAGCGGGCGGCGCTCCAGGGCGTGCACCAGGTCCTCAGACCCGGGGCGGTACTGGCGGTGAACACGACGTTCTACGATGGCGCCTACCCGGAGGAGAGCAAGCCCTTCTACAGCCGCTGGATCCGCCGGGCAGTGGCCGAGATGAACCGTCGCGTGCCAAACCGCAGCAAGGGCGAGCGCGCCCAGGCGATGGAGTCCCTGCCCGCGGAAGGCTACCGGCAGCTCGTCGAATGTGCGGGCTTTGAGATCGCTGAAATGCGCGAGCGGCGCGTGCTCCTGAGCCAGTCCGCCGTGCGTGCGATCTGCGGCTACAAGAATTTCGCGATGGGCGCCCTCCACGCGACTGACGAGGACGCGGAGCAGGCCTCCCAGGCGCTGCAGGTCACGGTGCGCCAGACCTTCCGCGACCTCAAGATGCACTACCTCCCGCGGAACTGGCTGGAGATCATCGCCGTCCGGGCCTAAGCCGCGCTGGCCTGATCTCACCCATCCGCGAAGCCAGCCATTGGTGCGCCTTCAGCTGGAACGTGAGCATGGCGCGCCGTAGCCCTCATTTGTTGGCCTCCCATGTCTGAAGGCCCGAATGCCCGTAACATAGGAACGAATGCAGCTCGACCGTATCCGCAACTTCTCGATCATCGCCCACATTGACCACGGCAAGTCCACACTCGCAGACCGGCTGCTGGAACGCACGGGGACTATCGGCGCGCGCGAGGCGACGGCCCAGTTCCTCGACTCGATGGAGCTCGAACGCGAGAAAGGCGTGACGATCAAGGCCAAAGCCGTCCGCATGACCTATCGCGCGCCCGACGGCGAGGAGTACGAACTCAACCTCATCGACACGCCCGGGCACGTCGACTTCGCCTACGAGGTCTCACGAGCGCTGGTCGCCTGCGAGGGCGCCCTGCTCGTCGTCGATGCGGCACAGGGGGTCGAAGCGCAGACGCTCGCGAACCTCTACACCGCCCTCGAGAACGACCTCACGATCATCCCCGTCATCAACAAGATCGACCTGCCCAACGCCGAGCCGCGCCGCGTCGCCGAGGAGCTGGCCCGGATAGTCGGCTTCAGCATGGATGAGATGCTCTACACGTCCGCGAAAGAGGGCATTGGCACGGACGACGTCTTGAAGGCGATTGTCGAGCGCATCCCGGCGCCAAGGGGAGACCCTGACGCGCCGCTCCGGGCCCTGATCTTCGACTCCAAGTACGACTCCTACAAGGGCGTGATCGCTTACGTCCGCGTGGTGGATGGCGCCATCCGCCGCGGCGAGAGGCTGCGCTTGATGGCGACGGACCGCCCACTCGAGCCCATCGAGGTCGGCATCTTCGCGCCGGAGCTGCGTGAGGCCGACGGCCTCGACTGCGGCGAAGTCGGCTACGTGGCGACGGGCCTCAAGAGCATTCGTGACTGCCGCGTCGGCGATACCCTCACGACGGACGACCGTCCGGCCGCCGCGCCGCTGCCCGGCTACCGGCCGGCGAAGCCAATGGTGTTCGCCGGCCTCTACCCCGCCGCCGCTAACGACTACACCGTCCTCCGCGACGCCCTCGAGAAGCTCCAGCTAAGCGACGCTTCCCTCACCTACCAGCCCGAATCGAGCATCGCGCTCGGGTTCGGCTTCCGCTGCGGCTTCCTCGGCCTGTTCCACATGGAGATCGTCCGCGAGCGGCTCGAGAGAGAATACGGGCTGACGCTGATCTTCACCGCCCCGAGCGTCGAGTACCAGGTCACCAAGACGGACGGCACCGAGCTCGCCATCGACAACCCCGCGGACCTCCCGCCGCCGAACGAGATCGCCGAGGTCCGCGAGCCCTGGGTCGACATCTCGATCGTTCTGCCGGACCGCTTCGTGGGGCCAGCCATGGAGCTCACTTCGGCGCGTCGTGGCTCCTTCAGGCGCATGGAGTACATGGAGACGGCTGGCGCGGGCGGCGTCGGTGAGTCTCGCGTGCTCCTGGAGTACCACGTGCCGCTGTCCGAGATCCTGACGGACTACTACGACCGCCTGAAGTCTGCCACCCAGGGTTATGCCAGCCTCGACTACACCTTCGCCGGCTACGAGCCCGCTCGCCTCGTGAAGCTGGACATCCTGGTTAACGGCCAGCCCGTCGACGCCCTCTCCATCATCGTCCATCCGGAGGAGGCCCAGGCTAAGGGCCGGGAGCTGGTCGAGAAGCTGCGCCGGCTCATTCCGCGCCAGCTCTTCGAGGTGCCCATCCAGGCCGCGATCGGCGGCCGCATCATCGCCCGCGAGACCATCCGGGCCATGCGCAAGAACGTGCTCGCGAAATGCTACGGCGGCGATGTCACCCGGAAGCGGAAGCTGCTGGAGAAGCAGGCAGAGGGCAAGCGGCGCATGCGGCGCGTGGGCAACGTGGAGATCCCGCAGGAGGCCTTCATGGCCGTCCTCAGCCTCGAACGCTAGCCCACGCTCGTCCGCCCCCGCCGTCCGACCTGCCAGGTCCGCCTACGGAGCGCGGCGTCCCCCGCCCGAAGACCCCTCCGCCTGCCTCTTCGACGCCGCTGCCCGCGCCAGTAGCGCTTCTTGGCCTCTGCCGGTCCATCGTCCGCCCTCGGGTCGATTGAGTCCGCCATGCGTCCCACCACCTTCCTGGAAGGGGAGAGCCTCGCGGCTTCTTGCCTCCCGACCCGACCGTCTCGACCGTCTCCTCTCAGCGGTTAGAAGGCTACGCCTGGGATGGGAGTGGAGAATTGACGGACAGTCAGGGCGGCTGTTAACGCGAGCGGCGTGCCAGACGGCGAAGCCATCGCGGCCAAATGGACAGATGGTCCGCGACTTCCCTCATGTACGCCTCCTTGAATTGGCGGAGATCCGCGAGACGGGGGCCGATATCAGGGATGTTCATGTCCGAATCCTGCTCGATCGGCGGCAATCCCCACGAGCGGTTGATCTCCTTTCCGGCGATTCGCCTCGATGCATCGACAAGGGCCTCGTAGGCCTGCCCTACGTAGCGAGATTCGGTCATGAGCCACACGCAGTGGTAGGTAAGGTCGGATTGGATAGCTCTGAGTTCGGTTGAGATGCGAAGTCGCTCGCCTTCCGCATCGCGAGCTCTTCTGCGTCGAACGACATAGGGGAACTCCTCGTACTGGGAGACTGCCTGGAGAGCCTTGGAGAAGTGCTCTCGCTGTCGGTCGCGTCGGTCTTGCGCGCTCTTGTAGAGCAGGGAGAGAAGGGAGGTACCAGCGCCGGCGAGGGCGCCTGCGAGGAGGCTGAGTGCTAGCTCGGTCTCGTTCAATGTGCCGGTAGCTCCGGCTTCTCCGATAGGCTATGCGGCGCTTGGGGTCCGAGCCACTCACCTGACTCACGCCACCATGCTTCACGGAAGAGGTGAAGGCGAGTGAGACCGAGGAGATGAAGCAAGCCGTCGTCCCATATCCATCGTGCCTCAGGAGGATCATGAGGATACCAGAGACACAGTCTTCGGCGTTCGAAGGATGGATACCGGTGTGGAGACTCGATTGGCCCGTCCGTCAGGACGATCGGTGTTCCGGGTGTATGCCGTGGATAGAACAAGATCTCTACCTTGCGGCTCTCGTAGAATGGCACTTCGACGCGAGTCCGGTACGCAAGGAGAGTTTCTCCATCCACCTTCGCGGTCCCCCGCCTGACTTCTGGGAAGTATTTCTGCACCTGGCGCTCAAAGACGATGCGGCTCTTCTCGTCTGCGTACCAAGGGCCGGTGTGGGTCTTACCGAACCTGGTCATCACCGAAAGAAGCCGGGGTCTTGAGGACTGAGGCGGTTCCGGGCGCGAAAATCCCGGCCCTGTTGAAGGCGCCGTTTCCCGAGCGCAAAGCAGAAGCCAACGCTGCCTTCGACTCTTTTCCGGCAGGCTTCTGGATGTACTTCCAGAAGACGACGGCCAGTTCCTCGCGGGCGGCGTCTTCATCATCGTCGCGATCGAGCGCCGCCCGCATGTGCTTTGCTGCACTCTCCAATCGCTGGACGACCACGTCGCGGTCTAGCAATAGCCTGATGGGTGGGGAGACACCCGCCGGGTCCTTGGTGTTCGCCTTCTTGAGTTCCGTTGCGGCGTATTCGAACCACCTCGTGACGGCCTCACCGAGGGACTCCGCTTTCGTGATGCACTCGAGGGCGAGCGCCTCGATGTTGAAAGAGGAGAGGGCGGGTGTTGAGTACTGCTTGTTCTGTGCCTTAGCGATGCGGATCGTGCGCGCTCGTAACCGGCGCAGGTCTTCCGGTGGGTCCGTGAGCAAGGCCGTATGTTTCTCCGGGTGCGAGGCGTCCCAGCTGTCAGCGTCGCGGTTGGGAATCCACAGGCCGTCCGCGCCCCTGCGAGTCAGTGCGACAATCAGGTCGACGCTCGGGTCTGGTGCGTCGTCATCATTTGACAGTGGCTCATTGAACTTCACGATGATCGCCCTCTTCGAGAGCCGGGTCGCCATGCCGGGGTGAGCGTCCTTGAGTTTCTCGCGAACAAGCTTGCGGACGTCGTTCATGACGGCCTCGGGACCTACCTCGCTGCCGTCCGGACCCAATTCGGGGTATGTGCGTCGGTCTAGCACGACACCACAGTCCGCGTCCGTATCATCATTCGCGGTGCGATGTCCGATAGAGCCCGAGGCGTAGTCCCGGAGCCGGCCTGGATAATCCTTCAGTGCCCCTAGAACCTCGCCGCGGCGCGTACGAGCAGCCTCCAGTGTCTCGTCGGCCGGCGCAATTCGGGCACGTACTTCGTCGAGGATTTTGGTTGTCCATCCCATTACGGGCCTCCTGTAGAGGTTGAAGGGGCTTGGCCGCTCAGCGTGGTGGAGTACGGACAAGCTGGGAAGTCGCAGATAGGGCGAACCTCCGCATGGCGGCGCACTGCCTCCGTTCGAAGTTGCCCCGTGCTTCGTTTCTTACGGCAACGTAGTTGGCGGAGAGCCAGAGGCTAAACTCAGCTTATCAGTTGACGCGCGAGCGATCAACTGAAAGCCCTACATGTTGGGGTAGGCGGCCTGCGCCACTACTAAATATAGTGCCTTCATGGTGATGGGACTTGATTACTGTGCGCCCTGCCGGCCGCCGCACGCGATTTCTTTCCGGCCATGCGCCGCCTCTCGTCGCCCAGCCCATTCGGCGGCGAGAACAACTGCATGCGCTCCTGGAGCTGCTGAGGGATCAAGGTGCAGGTGGCGCAGCGTGATGCGCACATCCGAGTGCCGTAGGAGCCGTTGCCCGGTGTGGAGGTCGGTGCCGTTGCCGAGCATCCGCATCGCGGCGGTATGCCTCAACGAGTGCCGATGAACATCCGGCTGATGCCGAAGCGATTGGCCAGGCGTATGTACCCAACAGCTTCCCTCAACTGCTTCCAGAGAGGCAGACAGCCCGCTTGCGCGGACAGGGGCTAAGATCGGGGTTTCAGGGCCGGATTTTGAATCTGGAGCGGGGGACGGGACTCGAACCCGCGACAGCCTGCTTGGAAGGGTTCCGGGCGGCCTTCCAGATTCGATTCGTAGCTAAGCCGAGTTGCGCCACACGCGACGCAAGCAGGTTCGGAGAGTCAGCTTAGCGCAGGCCGTGGTTAGGGCTCCCTAGGCGCTTCGGCGCCGAAGCGCGATCAAGGAGCCGAGCCCGGCAGCGACGACGATCAGGACCGCCAGACGCGAGCTCGCCGTGTTCCCGTCGCTGAGACCGGCGTCACCGGTCTGGGGCGGAGTGACGCCCGCGGCTTCAACTCCCGCTGCCGGCTGAGCCGATGGTGTGCTGGTGGCCGCTGGCGACGCGGTCGGCGTGCGGGTCGGAGTCGAAGTGGGCGTAGGAGTGTTCTGGACAGGCTCTTGCGGCGCCGCGGTGCCCGTCGGCGACGGCGTGCTCGTGGCCTGTGGCGTTTGAGTGGCTGTGGGCGTGCGGCTCATCGTTGGGGTGATTGTCACGGTTGGCGTGTTCGTATTGGTGGGAGTACTGCTGACGGTGGGCGTGTTCGTGGACGTTGGCGTGTTTGTCGGCGTAGACGTGTTCGTCGGTGTGTTGGTCACTGTTGGTGTAGGGGCGATGGTAGACGTACTCGTCGGTGTGTTGGTCACTGTTGGTGTAGGGGTATTGGTAGACGTACTCGTCGGCGTGGGAGTCTCGGTGATGGTCGCTGTGGCCGTAGGCGTTGGGGTGTCTGTAGGGGTCGAGGTTGCCGTGCTGGTCGGCGTGGCGGTTGTAGGGCAGGTGAAGGTGCCACTAAAGACCTCGAAGTTATCGAAAGCAGCCAGGACCGCCTGGTGGGTGAAGAACGCGTCCTGGCTCCAGATCCACAACTCCGGGGGGAGGGCAATCGGGGGGCCGAAGACTGTCGTGCCGATTTGCTGAAATGAGGACCCGTCGAAGTAATATCCGGTGAAATTGGAACCGGACCGCACCAGGCGCAAGGTACCGGAAGTGTCCGACGTTGCTACCGTTGGGAACAGGGGGACGCCGCCAGTCAGCTCGGTCGCATAGGCCTCTCCTGAGATTGGGAACCCAGAGAAGCTCCCCCGGTGTACGAACTGCCCGCCGACGACAAGACTTACGCGCACCCCGCTTGGAGTGGCCGTCGGCCAGGTCAAGAGACTGTACTGTACTCGAATGTCGAAGTCCCCGGAGAGCAGACAGTTGCTAACGACTTGGCCACGGATTCCGAACGTTACGGACCCGGCTGCTGTCGCCTCAATCGATACTTCCAGACGCTGGTTGGTCTCCGCCAGGGTGACGCCTGTGCCGTTTGTCGACGCAGTCCAGAGGCTGGAGTCGATGCTGTTGTCGTTGAAGTCGTCGATGATGACGGCGTTGGTCTCGGGCGCCTGCATGGACACCAACGCCACGACAGCAATTGCCGACGCCAGGACCAGAACAAAGAGGAGTCTGTTCGGCAGCGAGTTAGCAGCGTGCATTTCCACTCAGTCGGACTCCTCGTACTAATGCGCAGCGCGAATCACACACCCGGTTTGCGTAGGCCAGCTGACCCGCGTTTGGGTGCAAGGTGCCATACTTGTCGCCCTGCCAGGCTTTGGACTCAGCGTAACGGTGAAGCCCCAGCCATGCCGTTGTGCGGCGCTCGCTACTTCGGCATTCAGATTGGTCAGCATGGTCAGCATGTCAGCATGAATGTAGAGGCCCATGCCGCCTCATCGGCGGAGATTCCGGCGTGCGGTGACGCTGCCGCAGGGTGGTCGGCAAGGATCGTTTGGTCACACGCTTGACCGGCTGCGTCCCGTGTGGGGTCGTTGTACTCGGTTAGATACACCCGCTCCGCCTTCAAGGGGACTTCTGCAGTCCGGACGCGTGCTGGTCGTAGTAGCCCGGCAAGCTAGGCAGCAGTTTGGCCAAGCGGGACGAGCCGGAGCCTGGTTGGCGGAGATACCAGGGGCCGGGCGCCCAGAAGAAGCAATCCGCAACGATACCCGAGAACTCGACGTCGTTGGCTCCGATTGAAATAAGTAGCGCGTCTATGCTCCTGTCTCCAAATTCTCGATGGTCTCGGCGGCTGGGCTGGGACCGGCGAGGGCAGAGTGGCGGCACTGCTCGCTCTGCCAGATCGGGGCGGGGCCAGGATCAGCCCAACATTGCTTCGGTCTGAAAATGCAGAGTGCTGATGCTTGCCGCCAGTCCCCTAATTGGGTTAATTTCGCGGCGTTCCTGGCGATGGACCTGGCCCTCACAGTAGACCTTAAGGTCAGAAGACGTGCGCTACCGACTCGCGAGAGCTGAAGACCTCAACGCCTACGAAGAGATTCTCGAGCCGGGCTTTCGGGCAAGCCCGCATGTTCGGCATCGGCTCATCGACATCTGGCGGACGCTATTGTTGGAAGACAGAGCTCTATTTGTGACGTTTGAAGACGAATACGAGCCACGAACAATCGAGGCGGCGGCTATCACGTCCTTCGCCCAGGAGACATTTGTCCACGGCTACCTCAAGAACCCGCGACCGTATCTTGCAGCGGAAGTCTATGAGAAAATCCTTGGTGGGCGCTCACCGTTACTCACTCCCCAAGAGGTTCGAGCTGCCAACTCCGGACGCGGTCTAGAATTCATCGCGCTTCACTTCATGCTGCGGCATCCGGACCTTGATGACCCAAGGACGCAGGAGGTCCTTATGGCAGCGAACGCTGCCTTCTTCTTTTTTCACCACGGCTACAGAATGAACAGCATTCTTCAGGAGGTCTACGGGCGCGACAAGGCAGATTATCTAGAGAACGCCGGCTTTCGCCCGCTGGATGATTTCGCCGACTACTTCGCCCTCCGGGCTGATGAACCTCCCGATCCTAAGGATCACCCCTACCTCCTCCGGCTGGGTAAGGAGGACATTGTCCCGGCCGCCGTTACGCCACTATCCTTTCTGTTTCACCCGCGGCCGACGCGAATCTACTTCTCGACTGCCGAGCGGAAGGTTCTGGAACGAGCGCTGCTAGGCCAATCGGACGAAGAACTTAGCGCGAGCCTTGGTGTATCGGTGGACACCATTAAGATGACGTGGCGCCGGGTCTACCAACGCGTGGACCGGGAAATGCCTCAACTGCTCGGCTCAGATGCCGCGCGCAAACAAAGCCCATCGCGCGGCAGCGAAAAGCGTCGCCGCCTCCTGGATTACTTGCGGAATCATCTGGAGGAGTTGCGTCCGGCAGTGAAGCCGAGCACGCGCGAGGCGCAGCACACGTAATCGACCTGGACGCAGGGCAACGCGCGAACACTGACTCTCAGACGGCTACTCGGCACCGAGAAGACGGTCGAAGGAAAGAGGCAGCCTATCGAGCGGACTAAACCAATGGGGAGCGAGCGCCCGAAGTGAGGGGCGCAACAGGTCCCGACCATGCCGAATCGATGCGGGAATCCGCAGACAACAACAGGGCACCTTGCATGAACCGATGAAGTCGGCCAGCGTTCGCGGCTACCTGCACCGGAAGCGCTAGACCAACTAACTCCTAGCCTGGGTCGCTGAATCAGACTTCCAAAATGTTATCAGGAAGCGCTTGCCGACAATCGTTAGGCGTTGCAGTTTGAATCTGGAGCGGGGGACGGGACTCGAACCCGCGACAGCCTGCTTGGAAGGCAGGAGCTCTACCACTGAGCTACCCCCGCCCGGGGGATGCGTCACCTAACACTATATCTCAAGCCGCAGCTGCTGGCCTGCGGCCGCGGGCTGGCCCTCCGCCGAGGCCGCCCTTACCCGCGGGGACAGACGCTCCCGCGCCATGCGCGCCAACTCCCCCGGCTCGCCCGGCGATGCTTCGACCCCCGGCGCCACGAAGGCGTAGGTCACGCGGCGCACCGGGCGGCCGGTCGCCGCCTCGAGGCCGAGCACGTAGAGCCCAGCCTGGAGCTGGTACTCTTTCAGGCGCGCCGGCACCGCCGCTTCCGGCACGTCATCCGTCTTCCAGTCGATCAGCTCCAGCCCCTCGTCCGTCTCCAGCACGAGGTCCACGAACCCCTCGATGGTCACGCCGTCGCGCAGGAGCGCGAAAGGCACCTCGCGCGAGGCGCGGCGGGCGGCGCGGGCGCGGGCCGCGGCGTGGGTCGCGAGGGCGGCCCGCAAGAGCGACTCGATGCGACCGCTCTCCTCCGGTACCGCCTCAGCCACCGCCTGGGCGCGGGCCAGCGCGCGGATCGTCTCGCCGTCCGCATCCCATGGTATGACCTGGAGGGCGGCGTGCACGGCGCGGCCCAGGCGGGTGCCGGCGCG contains:
- a CDS encoding dipeptide ABC transporter ATP-binding protein translates to MAAETRQRIQTGTRANLGDTLIDVKGLKMHFPVTSGFIFQKVIAVNKAVDGISFNVRRGETVGLVGESGCGKSTTGRCILQLYKPTEGSITFDGTELTDLRGNELRLFRRKMQMIFQDPYASLNPRMSVRDIIGEPLAIHNLAKGKERNERVAELMKIVGLNPYYASRFPHEFSGGQRQRIGIARALAVEPDFIVCDEPVSALDVSIQAQIINLLEELQEQFQLTYLFIAHDLAVVRHISDRVAVMYLGKMMELADRNEIYENPLHPYTKALLSAVPIPDPLLERKRERIILTGDVPSPLRPPRGCVFHTRCPIAIDECRQEIPEWREVQPGHWVACHRV
- a CDS encoding methyltransferase domain-containing protein gives rise to the protein MTDQLQSFDPFAKELAYVRVNERLIDRTLRRLKGCQQVAMLDVAAGTGLMTGLAHERARQLGIQLQSTLIDLDGPALQIARQEVGETGAHYVIADAAHLPFVHQFDVAVFANSLHLLDDDAKRAALQGVHQVLRPGAVLAVNTTFYDGAYPEESKPFYSRWIRRAVAEMNRRVPNRSKGERAQAMESLPAEGYRQLVECAGFEIAEMRERRVLLSQSAVRAICGYKNFAMGALHATDEDAEQASQALQVTVRQTFRDLKMHYLPRNWLEIIAVRA
- the lepA gene encoding translation elongation factor 4 codes for the protein MQLDRIRNFSIIAHIDHGKSTLADRLLERTGTIGAREATAQFLDSMELEREKGVTIKAKAVRMTYRAPDGEEYELNLIDTPGHVDFAYEVSRALVACEGALLVVDAAQGVEAQTLANLYTALENDLTIIPVINKIDLPNAEPRRVAEELARIVGFSMDEMLYTSAKEGIGTDDVLKAIVERIPAPRGDPDAPLRALIFDSKYDSYKGVIAYVRVVDGAIRRGERLRLMATDRPLEPIEVGIFAPELREADGLDCGEVGYVATGLKSIRDCRVGDTLTTDDRPAAAPLPGYRPAKPMVFAGLYPAAANDYTVLRDALEKLQLSDASLTYQPESSIALGFGFRCGFLGLFHMEIVRERLEREYGLTLIFTAPSVEYQVTKTDGTELAIDNPADLPPPNEIAEVREPWVDISIVLPDRFVGPAMELTSARRGSFRRMEYMETAGAGGVGESRVLLEYHVPLSEILTDYYDRLKSATQGYASLDYTFAGYEPARLVKLDILVNGQPVDALSIIVHPEEAQAKGRELVEKLRRLIPRQLFEVPIQAAIGGRIIARETIRAMRKNVLAKCYGGDVTRKRKLLEKQAEGKRRMRRVGNVEIPQEAFMAVLSLER